The Lichenicola cladoniae sequence GTGCACCGCTCGCGCGACCGACGCCGTGTTCCCCTTGCCCCCCAAGTCGCCTGTACGGCTCGCAGCGTTGGCGAGAGCGGCATCGATCGCGCGATCAATCGTGTCGGCGGCATCGACGTAGCGCGGCTGCTCTCGGGTCGAACCCAGGTGCCGCAGCAGCATCGCCGCGGACAGTATGAGGCCGACGGGGTTGGCGATTCCGCGGCCCGCGATGTCGGGAGCGGAGCCATGGCCGGCATTAGCGGCTGCATGGACGTCGCCCACGTTCAGCGCGGCGGCCATACCGAGCCCGCCTGCCAGGGCGTTTGCTTGGTTCGAGAGGATGTCGCCGAACATGTTGGTGGTCAGGATCACGTCGAAAGCCTCGGGCCGCGAGTACAGGTCGGCCGCTATCGCGTCGATGTCGATCTCGCGCAAGGCCACGTCCGGGTAGCGTTCCGCCACCGCCTCGACCTCGCGCATAAACAGCCCGTCGGTCACCTGCATGACGTGGCGCTTGCCGACCATCGTGACGTGCTTTCGGCGCTGCATTGCGGTCCTGAACGCGACCTCGGCGATACGCCTGGAGGCGGTGGCGGTGATCAACCGCAGCGACAACGCGGAGTCGTGGGTGGGCATGAACTCCCCGTATCCGTGGAATAGGTTACGATCGGCATAGAAACCTTCAGTGTTTTCCCGGACGATGACGCAGTCCAGTCCGGGTACGGCGCGCGGCACGCCCGGCCGCGAGCGTGCCGGGCGGATGTTGGCGTACAAGTCGAGCTGCTTTCGGATCGTGCCGGGAATGTTGCGGCCGCCCTCGGCGACCGGTGGATACGCGCTCATGCCGGCCGGTCCGAGCAGAACGCCATCGGCGGCCTTCGCGTCGGCAATGACGTCGTCGGAGAGCGTGGTGCCGGTCTTCTTGTGGCTCGCCATCCCGACTACATGATTTGTGAACTCGAGCCCGAGATCGAACTTGGCATTCACCGTTTGGAGCACGTCCAATGTCGCCTCGGTGATTTCCGGTCCAATGTCGTCGCCAGGTAATACAGAGATCTTCATGACGGTCCTCTTAATTGTTCCCGTTTTAGCAACGTTGCCTGTCCGGTTCGCATAGCGGCGCCGATACCGTTGCGGCCCTCGGCATGGTTCTTACGACCGGTGCTCGCGCGAACGATGCAGACCGGACTGTCGGTGGCGACGAGATGGCGCATTTCTAGTGATTCGTATCTGTCGTCCCGGAAGCCGAACACGGACACGCCATCTGAGAGTTCATTCGCCACCAGAAGGTGATTCGCCACACTGTCGAAAAGGGCGAACCTGGGTCCGTGGCCGCCGCTTGTGATCCACCGCACAGACGCCAATGCTCCGTCCTGCGGATGGAAGGCGGCAACCATGATGCTGTCGTGGCCGCGATTGGTGACGTAGACCGTGCCACCATCAGGAGACAAAAGGACCTCGGCCGCCGTGTTCTTGATCGTCACGTTTGGTGGCAGAGTTGAGTATGGTGCGGCCAGCGTCAGCCGGCCGCTCGTGAGGTCGCGCCGGTATATTCCTACCTGCGACGACAGTTCGTAGGAGACGAAGGCGAACTTGCCTGTAGGATGAAACGCGATATGCCGCGGTCCGCTGCCGGCGGCAGTCTCGAGCTCATGCAACAAATGGAACGAAGGGCGCGCTGGATTGAAGACGAGCGTGTAAATACGGTCGCTGCCCTTGTCGGGAACATATAGATAACGGCCTTGCGGATCGAAACTTATCTGATGCGGATGCGGTGACGTCTGCTCGATAGGATTTGGGCCCTGCGGTGCATCGAATTCCAGCAAAGCGGTCGGCGGCGAGATCCGGCCGTCGCCATCGATCGGCAGCGCCGCGATTGATCCGGTGGCGTAGTTCGCGACCAGCATGAAGCGGTTGTCGAGACTGGGCAAAATGTAGACCGGATTTCTACCGTCCGTGCCGGCGCTGTTGAGGAACATCAACATGCCATCAGGTCCGATTCGGTAGGCGGAAATGCTGGTTCCATCGCCGTGCACAGCGTACAGGAACCGCTCGGTCCGATCCGTGCAGAGAAAGGACGGATTGTCTGGACCAGTTGTTATCGACATCAGCCGCCAGCTACCGTCGTGCTCCAGAACGTAGGTGGATATCCCCTTGCCGTGTGCCCCGCGCGCGCGACTGGTTCTGCAACCCACAAAGGCGAGTTCCACCCGCAGCATGCCTGCCGACATAGGCGGCTCAGCTCGTGCTTCGCCGGGCGGGATCCAGGGTCTCGATCCCAGAATCGCGAGGCCGGCGACCTTGAGAATGCTGCGTCGTGCAAGGTTCATCGGACATTCACCCCTGAGCCGTCTGGCGCTAACTCCGCGAGTGGGCGGGAAGGTTTTGACCTGAGCCCCATCGAGGCGGCTTCCTCATTCAAGGCGTCCAATCAGGGCGCCGCGAGAAACGCGATCCCGGTCTGAAGCCGTGTCAGACTTATTAAACCGGAAGTCCGATTGTATCAATACACTATTATATACAAACTGTCTGTTGAGGGTCAGCCGGTTTGGTGGCTCAGCGCGGCGTCCGATCTTGTGAACAAGAGATTGAGGAAGGGTTTACCGTATGCTAGATTTTTCAATACGGAGGCCAGGTGGAACGCGAAGAGAGAAGCTTGGGTGGCTCTGGGTCGAGTAAGTTGCCATCCCGTCTTGCTGCCCAAATCATTGAAAGGACCCGTCATCTGGGGCTGTCGGCCGGAGCGCATCTAAAGGAACAGGAACTGGCGGACGCCCTGCGTGTGTCGCGAACGCCCGTCCGGTTGGCCCTAAACGTCCTGGCCTCCATGGACCTCATCGAGAACCGGCCTAATCGCGGCTTCTTCCTCAAGCATCCTGCCGAGCCGCAGCGAGGCGTTCCAGGGCTCAAGCCGGCGCCGGACGGCGCCGCCGAGGACTTGCTCTATCTCCAGATATCAGACGACAGGCTGACCGGCCGCATTCCAGTCCGGGTGCTTGAGACCGAGGTGGCACGCCGTTATGGTGCGACGCGCGCAAGGATCGCTCGAATTTTCGCCAGGATGGCCGAGGAAGGGTGGCTGACCCGTCTTCCCGGCCATGGATGGGAGTTCCAGGCGACGCTCACCTCGCCGAGCGCCTATGACCAGAGCTACCAGTTTCGCATGCTGATCGAGCCCGCGGCGCTTCGCGAGGCGGAATATCGCCTCGGACCTAGCGCCATTGAAGAGTCCCGAACGCGACAGAAGGCGATGCTGGAGGGGGGTATCGAGCACTGGTCGCGCTCCGAGACGTTTGCCGCGAACGCGGGCTTCCACGAAACCATAGTATCCGGATCCAACAACCCGTTCCTGCTGGAGGCGCTTCGGCGGGTAAACCGGCTGCGCCGGCTGCTGGAATACCGGATGCATCGCAACCGGGCGCGGCTGGTGCAGGAATGCCAGGAGCATCTCACGTTGCTCGACCTGATCGAGAAGGGAGATACTTCTGCGGCGGCGGATTTCCTCTACGTCCATCTCGCACGGGCGCGCGTGGAGAAGGTCGGTATCGCCGCCGTTGCCGAGAAGCTGACCGAGGAAGCGCCCCCGCCGGACCAAAAGCGGCGGTACGGCGCGAAACGGATGCCGCCCATCGGCTAGAACGCCGCATGTATTTTGAATCCTAGGACGAAGGCATTGGGGATATTCCTCTGGGCATTCGGGTGGATTACATACATGGCGTCGGGTTGGAAGTTCAGTCCCTGGGCGATGCGAATGTCGTAAAACACTTCGACGAGCTTCTCGCGGGTCTGGATCCCTGTCGCTCCATTCGCGAGCGATCGATGTCGAGCCATCTGCACTTCTTGCGTCTGCGTCAATAGAGGACTGAAGTCTGCGTAGGTGAACGCGAGTCCAGCGCCGTCGCGCGGGCGGGCAGAGAGGAAACCCCGATCAACCAGGGCCGCGTAGGCGGAGGTTCCGTAGGTCGCCGTGGTCGCGTCGTTGCCGGCCACGCCGCACAAGAGGGTCAGACCGCTGTTAGGCGTCGGGCGATGATGCAGCAGCATCTGGTCGGCGGTGACCCACCATTGCGTCTCGCCGTGATCCACGCGCGCCTGCTTGCCGGTCAGCGCGATCGCCGAGCCGTTCATGTCGTAGTAGAGATCTTTGTGCGGCGCGTTGTTGTAGGCGAAGCCGACCTTGTAGTGGCCTGGGAGCTGGCCCCGGCCGATGACCGGCTCGTAACCCAGCTCGACCGGAAACTCCTCGCCGACGATATCCGAGGAGTCGAACTTCCATCCGCTCCGGTAGAAATATGGGTTGCTCAGACCACTTTCGTAGGAGAACAGGCCGAACTGCAGATAGATCGAGGTCGTGGGCCGAATGCGGACCCGCGAGCCCCAGGTCGGGTTCGGATAAGTCGTGAAACCAGAGGCGCTGTTGCTGAGCGCACGCGGATTGCCGCAGAACCCCTTGCTCATGAAGCTGCAATAGAGAGGAGACGAGGCGAAGTCGAAGCCCACGGGATAGCGGCCGACCAGAAGGTCGAGCCGACCGTGCGCGAAGGTTTCCTGCGCCCAGACCGCGGTCAGATGCGCGACAACATTGCCACCGTTGGTCGTGTTTAGATCCTGCGGCCGCAGGAAAGTATCGCCGTAGCCGCGGCCGGTGTTGCCGCCCTCGCGGTTGGTGATGATTAGGTGCGTCGTCAGGCCGCTGATAGCGGCCAGCTTGTTCCAATCGATGTCGTTCTCGAAGCCTATCTGGTTGGCGGCCGCGGCCGTCTGCCTGGTTCCTCCGGACACGTTTCCAGCGAACTCCACGCGTGCGTCCAGCAGGAAGGCGATGCCTTCGTCCTGGAGCCGGCGGCGGAAATCGGGCCAGACGCCAATCATGCCGTCGGTTTTGGGCAATAGCGGGGTCGTGAAGAACGGCAGGTTTGGCTGGAGCGGGGTCGCAACGTCTATACTCGGTCCGGAAGAGAAGCCGACATTCGAGGTCTGCGCGCGAGCCTCCCAACCGGCCGACAGGAAGCCGAGCGAGATCAGCACGGCCAACCGTCGCCTCCGGCAAATGCTGGCGAGGCGCCTTGTCGCTCGGCGGACGTCCGCCGCGGAGGATGACAAGACAGAGCTGCACTCGGCAATCCGCAGCCCATCGACCGAACGCGCAAGTGGCGAGGCCACTCGCACGGAGTAAAGGGCGCCATGACGATGCGCCCTTCCCTTACGTGGATGTCTCTCACCGATCGAGAGGTGGTCCGATCCGATCATGCCGAAGGCCATTCCGGTCGGCGCAGTTTCTCCAGCGTGCAGATCATCCTCCTCTCGCGGCGCTTGTCGCGCTCGTTCCCGCCCGAAGCATCCTAGCCCGGCCTCAGAGGATTGTATCAAAGCCGCGTTTTGTGCAATATGAATGTGGCCTAGCAAGGCATGTGTGGTCACGGGCAGCCAGCTTATCTTCGCGGCCACCCTTGGAACGGTATACGACGAAACAATCCTGCCCCGGCGGTTTTGGATCCGAGCCTGAGGAAAACCGAATGACTACTATGAGCCTCGATCACATCCATCTGCGCGGTCATGATCCGGAGGTCGTAGCGGAGTTCCTTCACCAGCACTTCGGTAGCGAGATCGTCGAACCCTTGAGGTGCGCGGCTCGCCGCGAATGGTTCTGCGACTCAGTGCCGTGAAGCTGTTCGTCGAGGGCCCCACGGAAGCCATGCCTTGCGCGTCGGCCATGCCGTTCCGCGGTGTCGAGCATCTTCGTGCGGGTAGCGGATATCGAGGCGCAAGTCGCGCGTCTGGCGCGCAACGGTGTGGATTTAAATATGCTGATCCAGGACTTCCGTCCTGGGATAAGGACTGCGTACGCGGAGGCGCGCGACCGGATTGTGTTAGAAGTGGATCAACGCTCAAGCGCGGGTCTATCTGCTTAGTGACTGGTACGCGCCATGCCCGTAGTTTATCGAACGGTCGAGGTCGTATGAAACCTCTGCACCATCCATCCCATAAATTATGGAAAACGGGACGGTTAAGACCAGTCAGCGCCGCTAACCTTGTAGCTGCCAGAGGTACATCAGCAAGCCTGTGGCGCGATCAACGCCTCAGAACGGCGCCATGAACATGTATTGGATCGGTCGCCGGTCCGCGATGTCCAGCTTGCAGCAGCGCCAATGAAAGCTCAAACGATCTCTACCCTAATTGGACAGCGGCGGGTTCTGCTACAAATTTCCGATTAAGAAAGAAAGCCTGAGAATGATTGACTAGACCAGATGTTCGCCTAAGAAAGGGTGACCCGTCTTGCAATATGCAGGCTAACGAGGGGGTTATGTCGCAAGTTTTTGGAATGGTTGAGCTGGTCTTGGGACTTGTGGACTGGACTATTCTGCGAGCGAGTAGAACTGCTGTGCTGGACGCAGCTTTCCTGTCGAGTGCAGCTGGCCCTTGCGGATCATGTGCATGATCTCGATGCCAGCCAGGGTGATCCGTGCTGACCAGAAGCTCTTGAAGCTCAGCATCGGCCTGGTCATTCGTTTGATCGCCCGGTGATCTTGTTCGACGATGTTGTTGAGAAACTTGATCCGGCGGATCTCGATGGTGGCATCATGCTCGGTGTTGTAGCTCTCGATCGCCGCGGTGTTGGCGCCACTCTTGTCGATGGTGATCTTCCGGGGAACACCATGCCGGCCAGCAGCCTTGCGCAGGAACCGCAGCGCCGCCTTGCGATCGCGTCGCGCGGTCAGCAAGAAGTCTACCGTGGCACCGGCCTTGTCGACGGCACGATACAGATACGTCCACACGCCCTTGATGCGCACGTAGGTCTCGTCCATCCGCCAACTACCGCCGACCGGGCGCTTACGTGCCAGGAACGCATCCTCCAACTTCGGGACATACTTGAGCACCCAGCGATGCAGCGTCGAGTGGTCAACCTCGACGCCTCGCTCGGCCATCATCTCCTCGATCTGGCGGTAGCTCAGCGGATAAGCCACATACCAACGCACGCCCCACAGGATAACGTCACGCTCGAAGTGGCTGCCCTTGAACTCGATCGCCATCATCCACCCGACCCGAACCAAGCTCAAATCTTATACCAGATCGTAGCCATCCGAAAATTGCGACAGAACCATTCGTCGAGCATGTCTGATATTCGACGGTTCATGCAGCCGCACCTTTCCGCTCTTCGGGAGGTGCTACCCCGCCCGATGGTTCAATTCTTACGCCTTCTGCTTCAAAGGCCCGTTGAAGTGCTGCACGCGTGCTTTGATTTGGCGCGCTCTGCTCGCCCTCAAAGCGAATTATTGTGGTCTTACTAACTTGGGACTTTGCAGCCAGCTCGGCGGTCGTCCAGTGCAGACACGCTCGAGCCATTCGGCATTGGGCTGACGTTAACATAACGCTACCGTAGGTGTCGCGTTGTACCAGGGCAAGCACAATTTTGTTTGGTAACGAAAGAGATTTCTAATGCCTCAAAAAGAGAGAATCTACTTTTTGATTTTATTTGTGGGCGCTGTAGAGCCGTGGGCAGAGGAAGGATCGAGCTTTCGATCCTTTCGGTGCGCTTTGCGCACTGTCCACGGCTTCGCAGCCGCAAACTACCTGTAAGAGACATATTTGTAGGAGCTAAATGTACAGTTACTTGCTGGTAGCGTCGAATCCGAGAGTTCGTAGATCTGATCACGAACGCCACAGGATACACGCGGTCATTTCCGCCACAGGATACACGCGTTTCCGCCATAGGATACACGCGTTCGCGCCACAGGATACACGTGGACGGTTTCGCGTTTCCTAGAGTTACCGCGTTGATCTATAGGGGTTTTTATGACTTGCCATAGGATACACGTGGATAACTCATTATATTCACAACCTTATGGATAGCCCAGAGGTCCGGGATCAATCCGCCACAGGATACACGTGGATAACCGCGACGATGGGCGATGAGGTGTGCGAGCGGTCTGGTCTCGATCCGCCACAGGATACACGTGGATAACCCTTCGCTATTTCTAGCTGAGTCCTCCCGGCTGACTCAGCGTCAATCCGCCACAGGATACACGCGATAACCCTCGGCTGTTCCTGGCTGAGCCCTCTCGGCTGATTCAACCTCAACCCGCCACAGGATACACGTGGATAACTCCCAGCTTTCCCTTGGAGTTAAGTCGCGGCGGCTTCTCTGGGCTCAATCCGCCACAGGATACACGTGGATAACTGCCCGCCTCCACTTGGGGGTTAAGTCCCGGCGGGCAGTCTCGGCTCAATCCGCCACAGGATACACGCGGTTAACCCAATGTATTTGCAAGACTA is a genomic window containing:
- a CDS encoding isocitrate/isopropylmalate dehydrogenase family protein yields the protein MKISVLPGDDIGPEITEATLDVLQTVNAKFDLGLEFTNHVVGMASHKKTGTTLSDDVIADAKAADGVLLGPAGMSAYPPVAEGGRNIPGTIRKQLDLYANIRPARSRPGVPRAVPGLDCVIVRENTEGFYADRNLFHGYGEFMPTHDSALSLRLITATASRRIAEVAFRTAMQRRKHVTMVGKRHVMQVTDGLFMREVEAVAERYPDVALREIDIDAIAADLYSRPEAFDVILTTNMFGDILSNQANALAGGLGMAAALNVGDVHAAANAGHGSAPDIAGRGIANPVGLILSAAMLLRHLGSTREQPRYVDAADTIDRAIDAALANAASRTGDLGGKGNTASVARAVHAGL
- a CDS encoding lactonase family protein; translation: MNLARRSILKVAGLAILGSRPWIPPGEARAEPPMSAGMLRVELAFVGCRTSRARGAHGKGISTYVLEHDGSWRLMSITTGPDNPSFLCTDRTERFLYAVHGDGTSISAYRIGPDGMLMFLNSAGTDGRNPVYILPSLDNRFMLVANYATGSIAALPIDGDGRISPPTALLEFDAPQGPNPIEQTSPHPHQISFDPQGRYLYVPDKGSDRIYTLVFNPARPSFHLLHELETAAGSGPRHIAFHPTGKFAFVSYELSSQVGIYRRDLTSGRLTLAAPYSTLPPNVTIKNTAAEVLLSPDGGTVYVTNRGHDSIMVAAFHPQDGALASVRWITSGGHGPRFALFDSVANHLLVANELSDGVSVFGFRDDRYESLEMRHLVATDSPVCIVRASTGRKNHAEGRNGIGAAMRTGQATLLKREQLRGPS
- a CDS encoding GntR family transcriptional regulator — its product is MEREERSLGGSGSSKLPSRLAAQIIERTRHLGLSAGAHLKEQELADALRVSRTPVRLALNVLASMDLIENRPNRGFFLKHPAEPQRGVPGLKPAPDGAAEDLLYLQISDDRLTGRIPVRVLETEVARRYGATRARIARIFARMAEEGWLTRLPGHGWEFQATLTSPSAYDQSYQFRMLIEPAALREAEYRLGPSAIEESRTRQKAMLEGGIEHWSRSETFAANAGFHETIVSGSNNPFLLEALRRVNRLRRLLEYRMHRNRARLVQECQEHLTLLDLIEKGDTSAAADFLYVHLARARVEKVGIAAVAEKLTEEAPPPDQKRRYGAKRMPPIG
- a CDS encoding carbohydrate porin — translated: MAAKISWLPVTTHALLGHIHIAQNAALIQSSEAGLGCFGRERARQAPREEDDLHAGETAPTGMAFGMIGSDHLSIGERHPRKGRAHRHGALYSVRVASPLARSVDGLRIAECSSVLSSSAADVRRATRRLASICRRRRLAVLISLGFLSAGWEARAQTSNVGFSSGPSIDVATPLQPNLPFFTTPLLPKTDGMIGVWPDFRRRLQDEGIAFLLDARVEFAGNVSGGTRQTAAAANQIGFENDIDWNKLAAISGLTTHLIITNREGGNTGRGYGDTFLRPQDLNTTNGGNVVAHLTAVWAQETFAHGRLDLLVGRYPVGFDFASSPLYCSFMSKGFCGNPRALSNSASGFTTYPNPTWGSRVRIRPTTSIYLQFGLFSYESGLSNPYFYRSGWKFDSSDIVGEEFPVELGYEPVIGRGQLPGHYKVGFAYNNAPHKDLYYDMNGSAIALTGKQARVDHGETQWWVTADQMLLHHRPTPNSGLTLLCGVAGNDATTATYGTSAYAALVDRGFLSARPRDGAGLAFTYADFSPLLTQTQEVQMARHRSLANGATGIQTREKLVEVFYDIRIAQGLNFQPDAMYVIHPNAQRNIPNAFVLGFKIHAAF
- a CDS encoding IS6 family transposase; its protein translation is MAIEFKGSHFERDVILWGVRWYVAYPLSYRQIEEMMAERGVEVDHSTLHRWVLKYVPKLEDAFLARKRPVGGSWRMDETYVRIKGVWTYLYRAVDKAGATVDFLLTARRDRKAALRFLRKAAGRHGVPRKITIDKSGANTAAIESYNTEHDATIEIRRIKFLNNIVEQDHRAIKRMTRPMLSFKSFWSARITLAGIEIMHMIRKGQLHSTGKLRPAQQFYSLAE